The Streptomyces sp. TLI_105 DNA segment GGGCCGGGCGGCCCTCCGCGAGGGCGGTGTAGAGCTCCGAGACCCGGCGGGAGACGAGCATCAGCCCGTAGGCGTCGAGGAGGATGTGATGCGACCGGAGGTACCAGACGCCCTCGTTCTCGCCGAGGTGGTAGAAGGCGCTGTGGACGAGGTCGTCCCCGGTCAGCTCGCGCGGCACGGCGAGGTCGGCCCGCATGGCGTCCAGCGCGGCCGTCTTCGGCTCGGGACTGTCACTGAGGTCGTGCACCTCGGTGGTGAGACGGTCGGCGGGGGCGGCGTGCGTGCCGGCGCCCTGCCGGGGCAGGGGGTTGCACAGGACGTCCGATTCCGCGACGGCCGTCCGGACGGCCTCGCCCAGCAGTGCGGGGTCGACGCGCCGGCCGAACCACACGGCCTGACCGATGTTGAAGATGGGACTGTCCGGCACCAGTTGCTGCGCGTACAGGATGCCCTGCTGCGCGCCCAGAAGTGCGAGCGACTCGATCTTGCCGCCGGTCATCGGCGTCCTCCCGTTTCGAAAGTAGTACGAATTCCTGCTGTCAGGTGCGCCTGACTCAGGTCGCGGCCCCGACGGGGACCCGCTCGGCCTGGGCGTCGCGCCCGCGGAGCAGCAGCAGGCAGGGGCCGGTCATGGCCGTGGTGACGAGTGCCATGAGGACCATGGCGAGGAAGAGGGGCGGGGAGAGGATTCCCGCGCTGTATCCGACCTTCAGGACGACCAGCTCGGTGAGCCCGCGGGTGTTCATGAGCACCCCCGCCGTCAAGGACTCCCGGCGTTCCTGCCGGCCCAGCCGCGCGCCGAGGTAGGTACCGCCGATCTTGCTGACCGCGCCCAGGACCACGATGACGGCGACGAGTCCCCACGGGGTGTCGCCGAACCCGGCCGTCAGCACCGTGACGCCGGTGACCACGAAGAACACGGGGACGAGGCCGCGCCCCACGCGCGTCACCGAGGCCACGGCCGACTCCCAGGGCGCGGAGTCGGTGGCCGGAACGGCGAGCCCCAGGAGCACGGCGCCGAAGACCGCCGTCAGACCCAGCCGTTCGGAGGCGAGGGCCGACGCGATCGCCAGAGCGCCGATCGCCAGGGCGGTGCGCCTGCGGGCCCGGGTGACCATGACGGTGCCCAGCCGGGAACCCAGTGCGCGCCGTGCTCCCAGGGCGAGCAGCGCCCCGGCGGCGAAGATCTCCATCGAGCGCAGGAAGCCCGCCGGGCTGCCGGAGGCCAGCCCCACCGCGACGGAGAGCAGGATCCAGCCGGCGATGTCGATGAGGATGGCGGCGAACATGGCCACCCGTCCGGTGACCGATCCCAGCATGCCCCGCTCTTCGAGGATCCTGGCGAGCACCGGTACGGCGGTGATGGACATCGACACGGCGACCATGAGCACGAACGCCGAGGTGGGGGCGTGCCCGCGCACCGCCTGATCCCCCTTCCACGCCAGCCATCCGGCGAGCAGCGCCCCGGTCGCCAGGGGAAGGGCGAACGCGCCCAGGGCGACCGGGCCGGCGGCCTGGCGCACCGTCCGCTGCACGCCCAGGCGGAGCTTGTGGGTGGTCCCGACCAGGAACAGCGCGAGGCCGCCTTCGGAGACGAGCTTGAGCGTGTCGAGCATGTTGGCGGGCAGCAGGCTGTGGAGCGCGTCGCCGCCGAAGAGGCCCACGACGAGCGGTCCGGCGAACAGGCCGGCCATGATCTCGCCGACGACCTCCGGCTGACGCAGCAGCCGTGCCGCCGCTCGCCCGAGCATGGCGAGCAGGAGGATGGCCAGCAGGGTCGCCGCCAGCCGTGCGGTGAAGGTGACGCCGTCGGCGACGCCCATGGGTACCGTCCTTTCGGGTTCGGGATGCCGTCGTGTGCGGTCGGCGGCCGGTGTGCCTCGCACGGGCGCCCGGTCGTTCCCCGGGCGGCGGACCGCTGTCCACCGCCCGGGCGGCACGCCTCGGTGGACGGACAGGAGCCGTCCTGTCCGTCGCGCGGGACATGCCGCTCACGACCCTTCCGGGGCCGCCCGGGTCATGCGGTCCGGGACGCCTCGACGAGGCTCTTCGGCCGCATGTCGGTCCAGTTCTCCTCGATGTGCGCCAGGGCCTCCTGCCGCGTGGCATCCGCCAGCACGGCGGTCCAGCCCGCCGGGGCCGGCACGAACGCGGGCCACAGGGAGTACTGCTTCTCCTCGTTGACGAGGACGTGGAACGTGCCTTCAGGGTCGTCGAACGGGTTGTTCATGGTCGGTTCCCCCAATGAAACGGGTCGGGCATCACGAGCGGGCGGACCGCGCGGTGTTCGGCCGCGGCCGGCGCGGCGGTCGGCCTCTTCGGCCGACCGCCGGCGCCTCGCGTCACCGGGCGGGTCAGCCGGCCACCGGGACCGGCTCCGCCCACCCGAGGCCGTCGCCGGTCGGCACGAGACCGCCCTCGAGCAGCGGCGGTTCGATCACTTCGGTGGCCTCGCCGCTGTTGGCCTGCAGGGCGTTCATCTCCTCCATGACGTCCCGCACCACGGGGGCCGAGAAGAGGTGCTTCATGCGCTGACCGGAGTCCGTGTCCATGCCGCCGGTCCGCTCCGCGGCCAGGGCGAGGTCCTCGGCCGAGCGCGCGAACCGCTCGGCCACCTGCGCGCCCTCGGTCAGGACGCGCTCCTGGGAGTACCCGCCGGCCACCAGCGAGACGAACGACTCGAAGGACGACTCGGACAGGTTGGTGACCTTCCGGGCCTGCCAGAAGTAGGAGTCCTCGGCCTGGTCCATGTGGTAGAAGGACGAGAGGAACTCGTAGAAGACCGAGTACTCGCGCCGGTAGCGGCCCTCGAACTCGGCGAACGCCCGCTCCTCGGAGACGCTCTTGTCGAGCACGCTGTTCAGGGAGCGCGCCGCGAGCACGCCGGCGTACGTCGCCAGGTGGACGCCCGTGGAGAACACCGGGTCGATGAAGCAGGCCGCGTCGCCGATGAGCACGATGCCGGGGGCGTGGAAGCGGGTGTTGGCGTAGGAGTAGTCCTTACGGATGCGGACCTCCCCGTACATGCTGTCGTCGTCGACCCGCTTGGCGTCGTTCATCATGTCCTTGACGTAGGAGCTGCGGCCGATGAACTTCATCAGCGCGGCTTCCTTGTCGCCCTGGATCTGGGACGCGTTCTCACGGCTGATGACGGCGCCGACGCTGGTCAGGTCGTCGGTGAGCGGGATGTACCACAGCCAGCCCTCGTCGAACGCCTCGCAGAGGATGTTGCCGCTGTTGGGCTCGGGCAGCCGGCCGCCGCCGTTGAAGTAGCCGAAGACGGCGACGTTCTGGAAGTGCTCGGAGTACTTGCGCTCACCG contains these protein-coding regions:
- a CDS encoding cation:proton antiporter: MGVADGVTFTARLAATLLAILLLAMLGRAAARLLRQPEVVGEIMAGLFAGPLVVGLFGGDALHSLLPANMLDTLKLVSEGGLALFLVGTTHKLRLGVQRTVRQAAGPVALGAFALPLATGALLAGWLAWKGDQAVRGHAPTSAFVLMVAVSMSITAVPVLARILEERGMLGSVTGRVAMFAAILIDIAGWILLSVAVGLASGSPAGFLRSMEIFAAGALLALGARRALGSRLGTVMVTRARRRTALAIGALAIASALASERLGLTAVFGAVLLGLAVPATDSAPWESAVASVTRVGRGLVPVFFVVTGVTVLTAGFGDTPWGLVAVIVVLGAVSKIGGTYLGARLGRQERRESLTAGVLMNTRGLTELVVLKVGYSAGILSPPLFLAMVLMALVTTAMTGPCLLLLRGRDAQAERVPVGAAT
- a CDS encoding MbtH family protein, which codes for MNNPFDDPEGTFHVLVNEEKQYSLWPAFVPAPAGWTAVLADATRQEALAHIEENWTDMRPKSLVEASRTA
- a CDS encoding FAD-dependent oxidoreductase, with the protein product MENRNEQVDVVVVGGGPGGSTVATLLARRGHSVVLLEKEKFPRYQIGESLLPATVHGVCKLLGVTEEMEAAGFMYKRGGSFRWGTNPVPWNFLFSISPEFSGPTSNAYQVERARFDEILLRNAARNGVDVREECDVTGALQADGRVTGVSYRDADGGEHQISAAYVVDASGNRSSLWRATGGERKYSEHFQNVAVFGYFNGGGRLPEPNSGNILCEAFDEGWLWYIPLTDDLTSVGAVISRENASQIQGDKEAALMKFIGRSSYVKDMMNDAKRVDDDSMYGEVRIRKDYSYANTRFHAPGIVLIGDAACFIDPVFSTGVHLATYAGVLAARSLNSVLDKSVSEERAFAEFEGRYRREYSVFYEFLSSFYHMDQAEDSYFWQARKVTNLSESSFESFVSLVAGGYSQERVLTEGAQVAERFARSAEDLALAAERTGGMDTDSGQRMKHLFSAPVVRDVMEEMNALQANSGEATEVIEPPLLEGGLVPTGDGLGWAEPVPVAG